The following are from one region of the Microbacterium sp. BK668 genome:
- a CDS encoding HAD-IC family P-type ATPase, which produces MPAQVTEAELVVARPFALDVDEVVRELHADRAGLTGEDAAARLAVAGRNELPEPARKPAIVRFLAHFNDTLIYILLGAAVIKAVMGDWLDFWVIMAVAIINAVVGYIQEGRAEKALAGIRGMLSADASARRDGGWVTVPAAELVPGDVIRLMPGDKVPADVRLFQAFQLRVDESALTGESVPTSKDDKPVAPDAGVGDRSSMAFSGTIVSAGQGRGIVTATGADTEIGKIQSLADEAGTLATPLTRQLDDFGRVLTVVILGMAAAMLLIGRFLHQMPFDELVSAAIGFAVAAIPEGLPALVTITLALGVQQMARRNAITRKLPAVEALGSVTTVCSDKTGTLTKNEMTVRRIVTPLARYDVTGLGYEPKGEIRPAGGASARGDLTAVLAVASLCNDAHIVRGEEGRWQLVGEPTEGALKVVAMKGRLDPGAARRVAVIPFDSANKFMATLNEGADGSRAILVKGAPDRLLERSLTQRGAAGSEPLDIVRWEAVIDELSGEGLRVLAAARKPVRSDVDDVGLDDLRDLEFLGLWGIVDPPRPEAIEAIAECHAAGISVKMITGDHAGTALAIGREMGLVEGDDVRVLTGTELEALSQEQLKEIVRDVDVYARTSPEHKIRIVRALQSHGEVVAMTGDGVNDAPALTRANVGIAMGIKGTEATKEAAEFVLADDNFATIRSAIAEGRRIYDNLRKSIVFLLPTNGAQSLVILVAVLFGLTLPLTSVQVLWVNMVTAITLSLALAYEPAEVGIMSRPPRRTGGPIIDGRELAFILLVSVLIGGAAMGVFYGVAGTGADVDYARTEAVLMLALGQLAFLLNCRFMSRSSITPDVFRGNRMIWISAGALLVLQLLFTYVPLMNTLFESEPLAAASWVLPIVLSIAIFFAVEILKALFRRR; this is translated from the coding sequence ATGCCGGCACAGGTCACCGAGGCGGAGCTCGTCGTCGCGCGCCCGTTCGCGCTCGACGTGGACGAGGTCGTGCGCGAGCTCCACGCCGATCGCGCAGGACTGACGGGGGAGGATGCCGCAGCCCGCCTCGCCGTGGCCGGCCGCAACGAGCTTCCCGAACCGGCGCGCAAGCCGGCGATCGTGCGGTTCCTCGCGCACTTCAACGACACGCTGATCTACATCCTGCTCGGCGCCGCCGTCATCAAGGCGGTGATGGGCGACTGGCTGGACTTCTGGGTCATCATGGCCGTCGCGATCATCAACGCCGTCGTCGGGTACATCCAGGAGGGTCGGGCGGAGAAGGCGCTCGCGGGGATCCGCGGGATGCTGTCGGCGGATGCCTCGGCACGCCGCGACGGCGGATGGGTGACGGTTCCCGCCGCGGAGCTCGTGCCGGGCGACGTCATCCGTCTCATGCCCGGCGACAAGGTCCCGGCGGATGTGCGGCTCTTCCAGGCGTTCCAGCTGCGGGTGGACGAGTCGGCGCTCACGGGCGAGTCGGTGCCGACGTCGAAGGATGACAAGCCCGTCGCCCCGGACGCGGGCGTCGGCGACCGCTCCTCCATGGCGTTCTCGGGGACGATCGTGTCGGCGGGGCAGGGACGCGGGATCGTCACCGCGACGGGCGCCGACACCGAGATCGGCAAGATCCAGAGTCTGGCCGACGAGGCGGGCACGCTCGCGACGCCCCTCACGAGGCAGCTCGACGACTTCGGACGCGTCCTCACCGTGGTGATCCTCGGGATGGCCGCCGCCATGCTCCTCATCGGCCGGTTCCTCCATCAGATGCCGTTCGACGAGCTCGTCTCGGCGGCGATCGGGTTCGCCGTCGCCGCGATCCCCGAGGGCCTGCCGGCGCTCGTGACGATCACGCTCGCGCTCGGCGTGCAGCAGATGGCACGCCGGAACGCGATCACGCGCAAGCTCCCCGCCGTCGAGGCCCTCGGCTCGGTGACGACGGTGTGCTCGGACAAGACCGGAACCCTCACGAAGAACGAGATGACCGTCCGGCGGATCGTCACGCCGCTCGCCCGGTACGACGTGACGGGGCTCGGCTACGAGCCGAAGGGCGAGATCCGCCCGGCAGGTGGCGCGTCGGCGCGCGGCGACCTTACCGCGGTGCTCGCCGTCGCCTCGCTGTGCAACGACGCCCACATCGTGCGGGGCGAGGAGGGGCGGTGGCAGCTCGTCGGCGAGCCGACGGAGGGTGCGCTGAAGGTCGTCGCCATGAAGGGACGTCTCGACCCCGGCGCCGCCAGGCGTGTCGCGGTCATCCCGTTCGACTCCGCGAACAAGTTCATGGCGACGCTCAACGAGGGAGCGGACGGGTCACGCGCGATCCTCGTCAAGGGTGCGCCGGACCGGCTGCTCGAGCGCTCGCTCACCCAGCGAGGAGCGGCCGGCTCGGAGCCGCTCGACATCGTTCGCTGGGAGGCGGTGATCGACGAGCTGAGCGGGGAGGGCCTCCGCGTGCTCGCGGCCGCGCGCAAACCCGTCCGCTCCGACGTGGACGACGTCGGGCTGGACGACCTGCGCGACCTCGAGTTCCTGGGACTGTGGGGGATCGTCGATCCTCCGCGGCCGGAGGCCATCGAGGCGATCGCGGAGTGCCATGCCGCCGGGATCAGCGTGAAGATGATCACGGGCGACCATGCGGGCACGGCACTCGCGATCGGCCGGGAGATGGGCCTCGTCGAGGGCGACGACGTGCGGGTGCTCACGGGCACCGAGCTCGAGGCGCTCAGCCAGGAGCAGCTGAAGGAGATCGTGCGCGACGTCGACGTCTATGCGCGCACGAGCCCCGAGCACAAGATCCGCATCGTCCGCGCCCTGCAGTCCCACGGCGAGGTCGTCGCGATGACCGGCGACGGCGTCAACGACGCGCCCGCCCTGACGCGCGCCAACGTCGGCATCGCGATGGGGATCAAGGGGACCGAGGCGACGAAGGAGGCGGCCGAGTTCGTCCTGGCCGACGACAACTTCGCCACGATCCGCAGCGCCATCGCCGAGGGGCGCCGCATCTACGACAACCTCCGCAAGTCGATCGTGTTCCTGCTGCCGACCAACGGTGCGCAGTCGCTCGTCATCCTCGTCGCCGTGCTGTTCGGACTGACCCTTCCGCTCACGTCGGTGCAGGTGCTGTGGGTCAACATGGTCACAGCGATCACGCTGTCGCTCGCCCTCGCCTACGAGCCTGCCGAGGTCGGCATCATGTCGCGGCCCCCGCGGAGGACCGGCGGACCGATCATCGACGGACGCGAGCTGGCCTTCATCCTTCTCGTCTCGGTCCTGATCGGCGGTGCGGCCATGGGCGTGTTCTACGGCGTCGCGGGCACGGGCGCCGACGTGGACTACGCCCGCACCGAGGCCGTGCTGATGCTCGCCCTCGGCCAGCTCGCCTTCCTGCTCAACTGCCGCTTCATGTCGCGGTCGAGCATCACGCCGGATGTCTTCCGCGGGAACCGCATGATCTGGATCTCGGCGGGAGCCCTCCTCGTGCTCCAGCTGCTGTTCACCTACGTCCCCCTCATGAACACGCTCTTCGAGTCGGAGCCGCTGGCCGCGGCATCCTGGGTCCTCCCGATCGTGCTGTCCATCGCGATCTTCTTCGCCGTCGAGATCCTCAAGGCGCTGTTCCGTCGCCGGTGA
- a CDS encoding FMN-binding protein, protein MIRTTAVPRPLRAGAAVLGVAGMIALAGCSATDTASTSATGGTADTGGAGTTGSSTPSGAGAQGSAGSADGTSTYADGTYTAAGSYATPESVEQITVTVTLQDDVITDVEVTGNPTKRESQEYQSRFIGGIADVVVGQDIDSISVSRVAGSSLTSGGFNQAIDEIKAEAAA, encoded by the coding sequence ATGATCCGCACGACCGCCGTACCCCGCCCGCTCCGCGCAGGAGCCGCCGTCCTCGGCGTCGCGGGCATGATCGCCCTCGCCGGATGCTCGGCCACCGATACGGCATCCACCTCGGCCACCGGCGGCACCGCCGACACCGGCGGTGCCGGTACGACCGGCTCGAGCACTCCGTCCGGCGCCGGCGCGCAGGGATCCGCCGGCAGTGCCGACGGCACGTCGACCTATGCGGACGGCACGTACACCGCCGCGGGTTCGTACGCGACGCCGGAGTCGGTCGAGCAGATCACGGTGACCGTGACGCTGCAGGATGACGTCATCACCGACGTCGAGGTGACCGGCAACCCGACGAAGCGGGAATCGCAGGAGTACCAGAGCCGGTTCATCGGCGGGATCGCCGACGTCGTCGTGGGACAGGACATCGATTCCATCTCGGTGAGTCGCGTCGCGGGCTCGTCCCTCACGAGCGGCGGCTTCAATCAGGCGATCGACGAGATCAAGGCCGAGGCCGCGGCCTGA
- a CDS encoding FAD:protein FMN transferase: MSERAVWSFDAIGTAWEIETRDPLPSSARAAVAGLVADFDAAWSRFRPDSLVSQLAREGGTIPAPRDAAAMLETYAELSGATCDAVNPLVGESLARRGYDATYSFADRGAVAAPTDWRELVRWSSDTLELRAPALLDVGALGKGRLVDLVVETLLPWAGEDLVVDASGDLAARGAVQRVGLEHPYDPARAIGVVEVTDAALCASATNRRAWGDGLHHVLDARTGEPVRAIVATWAIAPTAMRADAAATALFFEGGPELAHAWGVEWVRMTSDGRVEWSPGSKAELFT; this comes from the coding sequence ATGTCCGAGCGGGCCGTCTGGAGCTTCGACGCGATCGGCACCGCGTGGGAGATCGAGACGCGGGATCCTCTTCCCAGCAGCGCGCGCGCGGCGGTCGCCGGCCTCGTCGCGGATTTCGACGCCGCGTGGTCGCGCTTCCGGCCGGACTCGCTCGTGTCGCAGCTGGCGCGGGAGGGCGGAACGATTCCGGCGCCGCGGGATGCGGCGGCCATGCTCGAGACCTACGCGGAGCTTTCGGGCGCGACCTGCGACGCCGTCAACCCGCTCGTCGGCGAGTCACTCGCCCGCCGCGGCTACGACGCGACCTATTCCTTCGCGGATCGAGGCGCCGTCGCGGCGCCGACCGACTGGCGGGAACTCGTGCGCTGGTCGAGCGACACCCTCGAACTGCGCGCGCCGGCGCTCCTCGACGTCGGGGCCCTCGGCAAGGGCCGTCTGGTCGACCTCGTCGTCGAGACGCTTCTCCCGTGGGCCGGCGAGGACCTCGTCGTCGACGCGAGCGGAGATCTCGCCGCGCGCGGGGCGGTGCAGCGGGTGGGGCTCGAGCATCCGTACGACCCCGCGCGTGCGATCGGAGTGGTCGAGGTGACCGATGCCGCGCTCTGCGCCTCCGCGACGAACCGCCGCGCGTGGGGGGACGGTCTGCATCACGTGCTCGATGCCCGCACGGGCGAGCCGGTCCGGGCCATCGTCGCGACCTGGGCGATCGCACCGACGGCGATGCGGGCAGATGCCGCGGCGACCGCGCTCTTCTTCGAGGGCGGACCCGAGCTCGCGCACGCGTGGGGCGTCGAGTGGGTCCGCATGACCAGCGACGGCCGCGTCGAGTGGTCGCCCGGCAGTAAGGCAGAGTTGTTCACGTGA
- a CDS encoding flavodoxin reductase, with product MIGSLTSVWNRVFAVLGRVSMYRLAYLCLAALAVIALVVSFTGALAPTPLELVVTLVVLAAVCAGTDAAAQAVLTLPWRIESSLITAHILLFILRPTIDLVGLAGIALAGVVASLSKYVLAWRGRHIFNPAAVGAAVLTIVSVWVPALGASSWWVGTPVLAAPVVVLGLLVLLRTEKVRVVGVFLVIAVAVGVARTSAQYQAAGLELDPWAVFWQILWSSPFLFLGAFMLSEPLTMPPRRWQQFTVAAVVGVLAGWPIPLGEAMSLGQERALLIGNLVAFAFAFSLRSAVRLTLESRDDLTPTVRQLTFRTHNRLAFTPGQYLELEVPHRHADARGTRREFSIASAPEDLPELRVAFREAQGAGAKPQSSYKKALAEVQPGGALAVTGVWGDFVLPKRSTSPILMVAAGIGVTPFISQLRHEQLTGEDRDIVLVYVASEASELAFRPELEAAGIPVVVFTRDEPKDLPRNWMWARGVRLDAEGLLRVVPDIAARHAYISGPSGLIAELAPALERARSITTDAFSGY from the coding sequence GTGATCGGATCCCTCACGTCGGTCTGGAACCGCGTCTTCGCGGTGCTCGGGCGCGTCTCGATGTACCGCCTCGCGTACCTGTGCCTGGCGGCGCTCGCGGTGATCGCGCTCGTCGTGTCGTTCACGGGTGCCCTCGCACCGACACCGCTCGAGCTCGTCGTGACCCTCGTCGTGCTCGCGGCGGTCTGCGCCGGAACGGATGCCGCGGCACAAGCGGTCCTCACGCTGCCGTGGCGCATCGAGTCGTCCCTCATCACGGCCCACATCCTGCTGTTCATCCTGCGCCCGACGATCGATCTCGTCGGGCTCGCCGGCATCGCCCTCGCCGGCGTCGTCGCCTCCCTGTCGAAGTACGTCCTGGCGTGGCGGGGCCGTCACATCTTCAACCCGGCCGCGGTGGGAGCGGCGGTGCTGACGATCGTGAGCGTCTGGGTCCCGGCGCTCGGAGCGTCGTCGTGGTGGGTGGGGACCCCCGTGCTCGCAGCGCCCGTCGTCGTCCTGGGCCTCCTCGTCCTGCTGCGCACCGAGAAGGTGCGGGTGGTCGGGGTCTTCCTGGTCATCGCGGTCGCCGTCGGTGTCGCGCGCACGTCGGCGCAGTACCAGGCGGCGGGACTCGAACTCGACCCATGGGCGGTCTTCTGGCAGATCCTCTGGTCCTCGCCGTTCCTCTTCCTCGGGGCCTTCATGCTCTCCGAGCCGCTCACGATGCCTCCGCGGCGCTGGCAGCAGTTCACCGTCGCCGCCGTCGTCGGCGTGCTCGCCGGCTGGCCCATCCCCCTCGGGGAGGCGATGAGCCTCGGCCAGGAGCGCGCGCTCCTCATCGGCAACCTCGTCGCCTTCGCCTTCGCCTTCTCACTGCGCTCGGCCGTGCGGCTGACCCTCGAGTCGCGCGACGACCTCACCCCGACCGTGAGGCAGCTGACCTTCCGCACGCACAACCGGCTCGCCTTCACGCCGGGGCAGTACTTGGAGCTCGAGGTGCCTCACCGGCACGCCGACGCGCGAGGCACGCGCCGGGAGTTCAGCATCGCCTCGGCCCCCGAAGACCTCCCCGAGCTGCGGGTCGCCTTCCGCGAGGCGCAGGGAGCCGGGGCCAAGCCTCAGTCGTCGTACAAGAAGGCGCTCGCCGAGGTGCAGCCCGGGGGCGCGCTCGCGGTGACGGGGGTGTGGGGCGACTTCGTGCTGCCCAAGCGCTCCACGAGCCCCATCCTCATGGTCGCCGCGGGGATCGGCGTCACGCCGTTCATCTCGCAGCTGCGCCATGAGCAGCTGACCGGCGAGGATCGCGATATCGTGCTCGTCTACGTCGCATCGGAGGCGTCGGAGCTCGCATTCCGCCCCGAGCTGGAGGCAGCAGGCATCCCCGTCGTCGTCTTCACGCGGGATGAGCCGAAGGACCTGCCGCGCAACTGGATGTGGGCGCGCGGAGTGCGGCTGGATGCCGAGGGCCTCCTGCGCGTCGTCCCGGACATCGCCGCCCGGCACGCGTACATCTCGGGACCCTCCGGTCTCATCGCCGAGCTCGCGCCGGCGCTCGAGAGGGCGCGGTCGATCACGACCGACGCGTTCTCGGGCTACTGA
- a CDS encoding ATP-binding protein, translating into MVTITAIVALILVGVAVAISAFLGQVLQENLNAKVSETTSVTVQNLFQLQGMPQTGQPLTASDVLNAGRQEEGVLLVMSDSGVLIPTGAVVTSDGTVEALDDEQVADVTDSIRRQGLETVTIQGLGEYRVYASPLPNQTIAVVGLPLSEVQKTLAQLFTAILIVTAAGLVLLGIAIAFVVRAGLKPLRAVADTATRVAALPMSEGSVSIDERVPAQEADERTEIGRVGHALNTLLDHVDASLDARQRNEDRMRRFVADASHELRTPLASIRGYSELSLRALRQAEANGGPEPLIVETTGQSLERIQAQSLRMTTLVEDLLLLARLDEGQELVYGSVDLTRLAVEAVEDARPAGPDHEWVLEVGEEPVVIAGDSGRLHQVAANLLANARAHTPAGTTVTTSVVREGKDAVLRVHDDGPGVDPAITAELFERFARADRSRARKTGGTGLGLSIAKAIVAAHGGTIAARSEPGDTTFEVRLPARPADPGAGAGA; encoded by the coding sequence ATGGTCACCATCACGGCCATCGTCGCGCTCATCCTCGTCGGCGTCGCCGTGGCGATCAGCGCCTTCCTCGGTCAGGTGCTCCAGGAGAACCTGAACGCGAAGGTGAGCGAGACCACCAGTGTGACGGTGCAGAACCTCTTCCAGCTGCAGGGGATGCCGCAGACCGGTCAGCCCCTGACCGCCTCCGACGTCCTGAATGCCGGCCGCCAGGAGGAGGGCGTGCTGCTCGTGATGAGCGACAGCGGCGTGCTGATCCCCACGGGCGCGGTGGTCACGTCCGACGGCACGGTGGAGGCGCTCGACGACGAGCAGGTCGCGGACGTCACCGACAGCATCCGCCGACAGGGCCTCGAGACCGTCACGATCCAAGGGCTCGGCGAGTACCGCGTCTACGCCTCCCCGCTCCCCAATCAGACGATCGCGGTCGTCGGGCTGCCGCTGAGCGAAGTGCAGAAGACGCTCGCGCAGCTGTTCACCGCGATCCTCATCGTGACGGCGGCGGGCCTGGTGCTGCTGGGCATCGCGATCGCGTTCGTCGTGCGCGCCGGGCTCAAGCCGCTGCGCGCGGTCGCCGACACGGCGACACGCGTCGCCGCCCTGCCCATGTCGGAGGGCTCGGTCTCCATCGACGAGCGCGTGCCCGCGCAGGAGGCCGACGAGCGCACCGAGATCGGACGCGTGGGACACGCTCTCAACACCCTGCTCGACCACGTCGACGCGTCGCTGGACGCGCGCCAGCGGAACGAGGACCGCATGCGGCGGTTCGTCGCCGACGCGAGCCACGAGCTGCGCACGCCCCTCGCCTCGATCCGTGGCTACAGCGAGCTGTCGCTGCGCGCCCTCCGCCAAGCCGAGGCGAACGGCGGTCCCGAGCCACTGATCGTCGAGACGACGGGCCAGTCGCTCGAACGGATCCAGGCGCAGTCGCTGCGGATGACGACGCTCGTCGAGGACCTCCTCCTGCTCGCGCGTCTGGACGAGGGGCAGGAGCTCGTCTACGGCTCCGTCGACCTCACGCGGCTCGCCGTCGAGGCGGTCGAGGACGCCCGGCCCGCGGGGCCGGACCACGAGTGGGTGCTCGAGGTCGGCGAGGAGCCCGTGGTCATCGCGGGCGACTCCGGCCGCCTGCACCAGGTCGCGGCGAACCTCCTCGCCAACGCGCGGGCGCACACACCGGCGGGCACGACCGTGACCACGAGCGTCGTTCGCGAAGGGAAGGATGCCGTGCTCCGCGTCCACGACGACGGTCCGGGCGTCGACCCCGCCATCACGGCCGAGCTGTTCGAGCGCTTCGCCCGCGCCGACCGTTCGCGCGCCCGCAAGACGGGGGGCACGGGTCTCGGCCTGTCGATCGCGAAGGCGATCGTCGCGGCCCACGGGGGGACGATCGCGGCGCGGAGCGAGCCGGGCGACACGACGTTCGAGGTGCGGCTCCCGGCGCGCCCCGCCGACCCCGGGGCGGGCGCAGGAGCCTGA
- a CDS encoding response regulator transcription factor produces MTVTAPAQALRRPDGSALRVLVVDDEQMLTDLLSMALRMEGWEVRTAASGFQALQGARDFDPDAMVLDVMMPDLDGMAVLQRLRQSGNDVPVLFLTAKDAVSDRVAGLTAGGDDYVTKPFSLEEVVARLRGLMRRAGTAMASDAEPILRVGDLSLNEDSHEVERAGDAIELTATEFELLRYLMRNQRRVVSKAQILDRVWNYDFGGRSSVVELYISYLRKKIDQGREPLIHTVRGVGYMIKAPQ; encoded by the coding sequence ATGACCGTGACTGCTCCTGCTCAAGCGCTCCGCCGACCCGACGGCTCGGCACTGCGCGTCCTGGTGGTCGACGACGAGCAGATGCTCACCGACCTGCTGTCGATGGCGCTGCGCATGGAGGGCTGGGAGGTGCGCACCGCCGCCTCCGGCTTCCAGGCGCTCCAGGGCGCCCGCGACTTCGACCCCGACGCCATGGTGCTCGACGTCATGATGCCCGACCTCGACGGCATGGCGGTGCTGCAGCGGCTGCGCCAGTCGGGCAACGACGTGCCCGTGCTGTTCCTGACGGCGAAGGATGCTGTCAGCGACCGTGTCGCGGGGCTCACCGCCGGCGGCGACGACTACGTCACGAAGCCCTTCAGCCTCGAGGAGGTCGTCGCCCGGCTCCGCGGCCTCATGCGGCGCGCCGGCACCGCCATGGCGAGCGACGCCGAGCCGATCCTGCGCGTCGGCGATTTGTCGCTCAACGAGGACAGTCACGAGGTCGAGCGCGCCGGCGACGCGATCGAGCTCACCGCGACGGAGTTCGAGCTGCTGCGCTACCTCATGCGCAATCAGCGCCGAGTCGTCTCCAAGGCGCAGATCCTCGACCGGGTGTGGAACTACGACTTCGGCGGCCGCTCGAGCGTCGTCGAGCTGTACATCTCCTACCTCCGCAAGAAGATCGACCAGGGCCGGGAGCCGCTCATCCACACGGTGCGCGGCGTCGGCTACATGATCAAAGCCCCGCAGTGA
- a CDS encoding ABC transporter permease translates to MYWTYLRRELAGRKKQTIIVAAGLAIAIALVIVVNALSTGVRDAQAEALESVYGVGTDLTVTGAQVEPGEGGAGGPRFEFDEDGGTTSDDGTTSLSQSRLLADFLRGDLDASTVDTVAGVEGVAAASGALALTNTTFSGELPQPPADGGADGNGGDITQQPPQEGQGGFAGGAFDVDAFSVLGIDPSNTEVGPLSAAEVVDGRALGAGDEGQNVAVLDEAYATSNDLSVGGTIDVGGTTVEIVGIIASTSSSADTAANVYLPLDVAQSISGVGDVVSTVYVQASSADDIPAVQSAIAQELPEATVSSQSELASTVSGSLSSATSLITNVGTWLSILVLAVAVVLAVLFTISGVSRRTREFGTLKAIGWSNGRVVRQVAGESVVQGIVGGAAGLVIGLAGIWAINLISPTVSSAPAAEQNGPGGVPGFMRDLTTISTDIVLSAPVTIWVVVAAVGLAVAGGLIAGAFGGWRAARLSPAEALRSVG, encoded by the coding sequence ATGTACTGGACGTACCTGCGGCGGGAACTGGCCGGCCGCAAGAAGCAGACGATCATCGTCGCCGCCGGACTCGCGATCGCGATCGCGCTCGTCATCGTCGTCAACGCCCTGTCGACGGGAGTGCGCGACGCTCAAGCCGAAGCGCTGGAGTCGGTGTACGGCGTCGGAACCGACCTCACCGTCACCGGCGCACAGGTCGAGCCGGGCGAGGGCGGGGCGGGCGGGCCCCGCTTCGAGTTCGACGAGGACGGCGGCACGACTTCGGACGACGGCACCACCAGCCTCAGTCAGTCGCGGCTCCTGGCCGACTTCCTGCGGGGCGATCTCGACGCCTCGACCGTCGACACGGTGGCGGGCGTCGAGGGAGTGGCCGCGGCATCCGGAGCCCTGGCGCTCACGAACACGACCTTCAGCGGCGAGCTGCCGCAACCGCCCGCCGACGGGGGCGCCGACGGGAACGGGGGCGACATCACGCAGCAGCCGCCGCAGGAGGGACAGGGCGGATTCGCCGGGGGCGCGTTCGACGTCGACGCCTTCAGCGTCCTCGGCATCGACCCGTCGAACACGGAGGTCGGTCCGCTCTCGGCCGCCGAGGTCGTCGACGGCCGCGCTCTCGGCGCCGGCGACGAGGGACAGAACGTCGCCGTGCTCGACGAGGCCTACGCGACATCGAACGATCTCTCCGTCGGCGGCACGATCGACGTCGGCGGCACGACGGTGGAGATCGTGGGGATCATCGCGTCGACGTCGAGCTCGGCCGATACCGCGGCGAACGTCTACCTGCCGCTCGACGTTGCACAGTCCATCTCGGGAGTCGGCGACGTGGTGTCGACCGTCTACGTGCAGGCGTCCTCGGCCGACGACATCCCGGCGGTGCAGTCGGCGATCGCGCAGGAGCTGCCCGAGGCGACCGTGAGCTCGCAGTCGGAACTCGCCTCGACGGTGTCGGGATCCCTGTCCTCCGCGACGTCGCTCATCACGAACGTCGGCACATGGCTGTCGATCCTCGTGCTGGCCGTCGCCGTCGTGCTGGCCGTGCTCTTCACCATCTCCGGCGTGTCTCGCCGCACCCGCGAGTTCGGCACCCTGAAGGCGATCGGCTGGTCGAACGGCCGGGTCGTCCGTCAGGTCGCGGGGGAGTCGGTCGTCCAGGGCATCGTCGGAGGCGCGGCGGGCCTCGTGATCGGACTCGCGGGGATCTGGGCGATCAACCTGATCTCGCCCACCGTCTCGAGCGCCCCCGCCGCCGAGCAGAATGGCCCGGGCGGGGTGCCCGGGTTCATGCGGGACCTCACGACCATCTCGACCGACATCGTCCTGTCAGCGCCCGTCACGATCTGGGTCGTCGTGGCCGCCGTCGGCCTCGCGGTCGCGGGCGGTCTCATCGCGGGCGCCTTCGGCGGCTGGCGCGCGGCCCGGCTGAGCCCCGCCGAGGCTCTGCGATCGGTGGGATGA
- a CDS encoding ABC transporter ATP-binding protein yields MTILDDSTSPAPEGLAPAPLYRLSGVTRTYRQKGQPVTALAGVDLDIAAGDFVAIQGPTGGGKSTLLQLLGALDRPSSGSVVLGETDAATASGAQLGRLRAGEIGFVFQGFNLIPTLTARENVDMALEPLGLPRAERTARVAEALAHVGLADRAEHRPGELSGGQQQRVAIARAIVKRPRVLLADEPTGNLDESMRDEILAVLETLHAEGLTLVVVTHDSAVARRARRRLRLERGRISDITAG; encoded by the coding sequence ATGACCATCCTCGACGATTCCACCTCGCCCGCGCCCGAGGGCCTCGCGCCCGCGCCGCTCTACCGCCTCTCAGGCGTAACGCGGACCTATCGGCAGAAGGGGCAGCCGGTCACGGCGCTGGCCGGGGTCGACCTCGATATCGCGGCCGGCGACTTCGTGGCGATCCAGGGTCCGACGGGCGGTGGCAAGTCGACGCTCCTGCAGCTGCTGGGAGCGCTCGACCGGCCGTCGTCGGGCTCCGTCGTGCTGGGAGAGACGGATGCCGCGACCGCGTCGGGTGCGCAGCTCGGACGCCTGCGGGCCGGGGAGATCGGGTTCGTGTTCCAGGGATTCAACCTCATCCCCACCCTGACCGCGCGGGAGAACGTCGACATGGCGCTCGAGCCGCTCGGACTGCCCCGGGCCGAGCGCACGGCGCGGGTCGCCGAGGCGCTCGCGCACGTCGGCCTCGCCGATCGTGCGGAGCACCGACCCGGCGAGCTCTCGGGCGGGCAGCAGCAGCGCGTCGCCATCGCCCGAGCGATCGTCAAGCGCCCGCGCGTGCTCCTCGCCGACGAGCCGACGGGCAATCTCGACGAGAGCATGCGCGACGAGATCCTCGCGGTCCTCGAGACGCTCCACGCCGAGGGGCTGACTCTCGTCGTGGTCACGCACGACTCCGCCGTCGCACGGCGCGCGCGCCGCCGCCTGCGGCTCGAGAGGGGCCGCATCAGCGACATCACGGCGGGCTGA